GTCCAACCATCACAATCCGGGCCTCTGGGTCTCCAAAACCGGGAACAGGTTTTCCCCAGTAGGTTTCGTGTCGGTAGGCTTTGCGTTTCTCCTGGGCCACCTGTTCCCGCCACGCTTTGAGCCTCGGGCAGAGGGCGCAGGTGTAGAAGTCCTCGGGGTAGTCCATGGGGACATGATAAGGGCTGTCCCTGAGCAAAATCCCACAATCTTGGGGCACAAAGGGCGTAGAATCAACTGATGAACCTGAAGGGAGGGGAAGGTTGATGCACGTCACGCACCATGCCACACTCGGAGGCGGTTGTTTCTGGTGTCTGGAAGCCGTCTTTCAACAGCTGAAGGGGGTCCTGAATGTGGAATCGGGCTACGCTGGAGGAGACACCGAATCCCCCACCTACAAACAGGTGTGTGCCGGAACCACGGGCCATGCCGAAGTGGTGAACGTCACCTACGATCCTCTGGTGATCACATACCGTGAACTTCTGGAGGTGTTTTTCACCATCCACGACCCCACCACCTTGAACCGTCAGGGGGCAGATGTGGGCACCCAGTACCGTTCTGTTGTGCTGTACCACAACGATGACCAGAGGCAGGTCGCAGAGGAAGTCATCGAACACTTCAACCAGTTGGGCATCCATGACCAGCCCATCGTGACCGAAGTGAAAGCTCTGGAGGTGTTTTATCCTGCGGAGGAATACCACCGCAATTACTACCTGAACAATCCCGGTCAGGGGTATTGTCGGGCCGTGATTGCTCCCAAGGTGGCCAAATTCCGCAAAATGCACCTTGA
The Deinococcus misasensis DSM 22328 genome window above contains:
- the msrA gene encoding peptide-methionine (S)-S-oxide reductase MsrA, translating into MHVTHHATLGGGCFWCLEAVFQQLKGVLNVESGYAGGDTESPTYKQVCAGTTGHAEVVNVTYDPLVITYRELLEVFFTIHDPTTLNRQGADVGTQYRSVVLYHNDDQRQVAEEVIEHFNQLGIHDQPIVTEVKALEVFYPAEEYHRNYYLNNPGQGYCRAVIAPKVAKFRKMHLEKLAR